The genome window TTCGACGCCGGGTTTGGTCCCGGCACATCGGTGGATGAGGTGATCGCCTATATTGAAGGCCGGCCCTTCCAGCCTGACGCGGCGAAGGTGAAGAAGGAAAAAGCCCAGTTGACGGCGGGATATACCTACGAATACCGCCATCCAGCTATCGGAAAATTGCTGGACAAGATCGTCGACGGCATCTTGGAGTGGACCGAAGGGAAAACTTCGCTGGGGATAAAACGGGCGAGACTGCGCGATGAGGCTTGGGATGTAGAGATGTGGCGCCAGGGCAAAATCGATGACCGGTTCAGTGAAGCCTATGCGGCGCTTTGCGACCCTGTCGCCGAAGCCTATTACCGCAAGGGCGAGGTCCATCCTAAGACACGCCGTCAGAGCAAGGAAGAGATCGCCCGCCTGGAAGACTACCTGACCTCCGTAGAAAAAAGGATGACCGTGCGCCGGTTGCAGCACCAGGAGCGCCAGCCCAGGGTCTTTATCCAGTACGGCACAGGTTGCCCCTTTATGGACATTGCTCACATCAAGGTTTGCGAAGCTTGGGGCGCCGACGGCGTCGTCCACTTTGACCCTTCCTGGGGGGCGCGAACGGAGGGATTTATCGGCGATTTTTTGACCCATCAGGAGGATGGTTCGGTGATCACCCCCGAAAACCTCGCCTGGATCAAAGCGGCCCTCGAACCTTCCACCCTCTGGCAGGTGCGCGCCCACCGGGGCGTAAACACGCCGGAGACGGTCGTCCTGGCGGGCAAGCTCGGCGCCGACCTGACCAAGATCAACATCGCCTACGGCGCATTGGCCGCCGGCACCGATCCGGCGCGTTTGACTGTCGATGGGGTGGAGGCCATCCGTATGGCCGTCAAGTACAACCTCCCCTTCGATGTGGTCACCAATGAGGAGTTGGCCGGCGTTCCCGCCCATAAAGCTTTTGCGGGCATGCTGATCGTCGCCGCCCTGGCCCGCCGCCTGGGCGGCCGTCCCATGCTGCAACCGCTCTTCGCCTTCAGCCCCGAGGTGATGGTCAGCGGCCAGATGGGCGACAACTATGTCGATTTCAACGCCGCCAAAATCGAGGCCTTGCGCGCCATCATCGACGCGCCGATCTGGCCCGGAGCGCCCATCGGCTTTTTGACGCAGACGGAGGATCGGGTGCAGTCCTCCATGACCACTGCGCTGCACGCCGCCCTGGCTGCGTCTCTCCAGGTGGACGCCATCTCCATCGCCTCGTCTGACGAGGCCTATTCGGGCGGCCCCATCGTCGCCGCCTCCCGTGTCGACACCCTGCGCGCCGTCGCCGAGGGTTTCCGGTTTTTCGGCGAGGGGCGCGTCGAGCCGACGAAGCAAGCCGGTCCTTGGGCAAGAGAGATCGTCGAGAAGATCGAGGCGGTCTTGCGAGCGGTGGCCGACGCGCCTTCGTTCCCCGAAGCGCTATACACCGGGTTGCTGGGCAGCAAGGAGGAAGGCGCCTACCCGGGACGGGGCGGACGGGGAACGGTCACGACGGAATGAAGACGGTTGGCATCGCAGGAACAGCGAAAAACACGGGTAAGACGACGACCGCCACGGCATTGCTCCGGGAAGCCTATCGCCGCCGGCGCCGGATCGCCGTCACCTCGATCGGCTATGACGGCGAGGAAGTGGATAACATCACCGGCTTGCCCAAGCCGCGGCTCGCCCTGGCGGCAGGAACCCTCGTCGCAACAGCCCGCCAATGCCTGCCGCCGTCCACCGCCGACATCCGCATCCTCGATGACACGAATATCCCCAGCGCCCTCGGACCCATCGTCATCGGCGAGGTGGTGTCACCGGGTCTTGTCGTCGTCGCCGGACCCAACAAGTCGGCCGAGGTCGGCTGGATAAAAGGGCGTCTTGCTCGCTACCGTCCCGACCTGATCATGGTGGATGGCGCCCTCAACCGCATCGCGCCCATGATCGAGACGGACGGGTTGATCCTGGCCACCGGCGCCGCTCGCCATACCGATCCCGGGCGTCTCACTGCCGAGACGGAGAGCATCGCCCAGATTTTTCGTCTGCCTCAGGGCAGTACAGCCGTTTTCACGGAAACAGGCGGCGTCGCCTATCGCTGGGAAGGGCACTGGCGCAAGATGCCCCTGGCGGAGGCGCAGATGCTGACTGTCGACGACGGACGGGATCTGGGGCGGCAGGCCCTCGCCTTTCTCCCTGGTGTGTCCAAGGTCCCATTGGAGGGTTTGATCGCTCTGCCGAGGCTGGTGACCACCGCCGCAGTCCGTTCCCTGCTCGCTACAGCCGGCCATCGGCTGAAAGGGTGGCGCCTCTTTTTTCGCGATCCCGTCACCCTGTTGCTCAGCGACAGCCCCGGTGAAACGGACCTGATGCTGCGCCAGGTGAGGGCGTGGGGACTGACGCCGGTGCTGCGGCGCACGATCCCGCTCCTGGCCGTCACGGTCAATCCCTTTTACCCGGAATATGACGCCGAGAGCCAGAGTTACCGCCCTCGATACCTGCCCGGCGGGGTTTTGGAGGGAAAGCTGGGGAGACGATTGAGAGTGCCGGTGCTGGATGTCAAGCGGGAGGGGGCCTTGGCCCTGTGGCGGAAGGCGCTGGGGTTTTAGAGCCAACATGCAAAAGGGAAAAACAGATAGGGAGAAGGATTTTGATGGTTACTGACGAATAATTTTCGAGTTACCTGGGAATACCGGGAGTGTTCCCGGCTTTCCTTTTTTATTGCGCAGGGGGTACGGGCTGTGAAGGGGATTCGTGTCGGCGCCGGTCAGATTGGGATGCTCGTTCTGTTTATGATCGTGGGCGCCATCATCGGCAGTTTGATCGGGGAAGCGCTGAGCCCTGTCGTGCCTGTCATGAAGCTGAACAAGGAAGTTGAACTCGGCCCGGCTCACATCAATTTGGTGTCATTCAGTTTCACCGTCGGCCTTGGCATCAAGCTGAACCTGGCCGGCGCCGCAGGGATGGTGGCCGGCATCTTTCTTTACCGGCGATTCTAGCCTGGAGGGATTTTTTTGAACCTCGTGCTGGCATCGGCGTCGCCTCGTCGGCGCCAGTTGCTCACCGACCTGGGGATTCCCTTTACGGTCATTCCCAGCGATTTTTCAGAAGAAGGGGTCGACGATCTGGCTCCGGAGGCGCAGGCGATGACGCTGGCTCGCGGCAAAGCGCAGTGGGTTTGCCACCGTGTCTCCGACGGGATCGTCCTGGGCGCCGACACGATCGTCGTCGTCGACGACGATGTGCTCGGCAAGCCGAAAACGCCCGACCATGCCCGGGAGATGC of Heliomicrobium gestii contains these proteins:
- a CDS encoding cobalamin B12-binding domain-containing protein, with translation MPNCLERKKVLLVPLDPVHDIGLKMLRRGIEEAGHQTMLLPPDLPPEEIVSVISRESPDQVLVSRTLGYGVAELLARFVDLTDAAGLRDKTTLVVGGMAIRPELAAELGFDAGFGPGTSVDEVIAYIEGRPFQPDAAKVKKEKAQLTAGYTYEYRHPAIGKLLDKIVDGILEWTEGKTSLGIKRARLRDEAWDVEMWRQGKIDDRFSEAYAALCDPVAEAYYRKGEVHPKTRRQSKEEIARLEDYLTSVEKRMTVRRLQHQERQPRVFIQYGTGCPFMDIAHIKVCEAWGADGVVHFDPSWGARTEGFIGDFLTHQEDGSVITPENLAWIKAALEPSTLWQVRAHRGVNTPETVVLAGKLGADLTKINIAYGALAAGTDPARLTVDGVEAIRMAVKYNLPFDVVTNEELAGVPAHKAFAGMLIVAALARRLGGRPMLQPLFAFSPEVMVSGQMGDNYVDFNAAKIEALRAIIDAPIWPGAPIGFLTQTEDRVQSSMTTALHAALAASLQVDAISIASSDEAYSGGPIVAASRVDTLRAVAEGFRFFGEGRVEPTKQAGPWAREIVEKIEAVLRAVADAPSFPEALYTGLLGSKEEGAYPGRGGRGTVTTE
- a CDS encoding DUF4321 domain-containing protein — its product is MKGIRVGAGQIGMLVLFMIVGAIIGSLIGEALSPVVPVMKLNKEVELGPAHINLVSFSFTVGLGIKLNLAGAAGMVAGIFLYRRF